The Euphorbia lathyris chromosome 2, ddEupLath1.1, whole genome shotgun sequence genome includes a window with the following:
- the LOC136217189 gene encoding S-adenosylmethionine synthase 1, with amino-acid sequence METFLFTSESVNEGHPDKLCDQISDAVLDACLEQDPDSKVACETCTKTNMVMVFGEITTKAKVDYEKIVRDTCRNIGFVSDDVGLDADKCKVLVNIEQQSPDIAQGVHGHFTKRPEEIGAGDQGHMFGYATDETPEFMPLSHVLATKLGARLTEVRKNGTCAWLRPDGKTQVTVEYYNDNGAMVPVRVHTVLISTQHDETVTNDEIAADLKEHVIKPVIPEKYLDEKTIFHLNPSGRFVIGGPHGDAGLTGRKIIIDTYGGWGAHGGGAFSGKDPTKVDRSGAYIVRQAAKSIVANGLARRCIVQVSYAIGVPEPLSVFVDTYGTGKIPDKEILKIVKESFDFRPGMMTINLDLKRGGNSRFLKTAAYGHFGRDDPDFTWEVVKPLKWEKPQA; translated from the coding sequence ATGGAGACCTTTCTATTCACCTCTGAGTCTGTGAACGAGGGTCACCCAGACAAACTCTGTGACCAGATCTCTGATGCGGTGCTTGACGCTTGCCTTGAGCAGGATCCTGACAGCAAAGTTGCCTGTGAAACATGTACTAAGACCAACATGGTCATGGTCTTTGGTGAGATTACCACCAAAGCCAAGGTAGACTATGAGAAGATAGTTCGTGACACATGCCGCAACATTGGATTTGTTTCTGATGATGTTGGTCTTGATGCTGACAAATGCAAGGTTCTTGTTAACATTGAGCAGCAGAGCCCTGATATTGCTCAAGGTGTCCACGGCCACTTCACCAAGCGCCCAGAAGAGATTGGTGCTGGTGACCAGGGACATATGTTTGGTTATGCCACTGATGAGACTCCCGAATTCATGCCTTTGAGCCATGTCCTTGCAACTAAGCTTGGTGCCCGTCTTACTGAGGTTAGGAAAAATGGTACCTGCGCATGGCTAAGACCTGATGGAAAGACTCAGGTTACTGTTGAGTACTATAATGACAATGGTGCCATGGTACCAGTCCGTGTTCACACAGTCCTTATTTCCACTCAGCATGACGAGACTGTCACAAACGATGAAATCGCTGCTGATCTCAAAGAGCATGTCATCAAGCCTGTCATCCCTGAGAAGTACCTTGACGAGAAGACCATCTTCCACCTTAACCCATCAGGGCGATTCGTTATTGGTGGCCCTCATGGTGATGCAGGACTTACTGGGCGCAAAATCATTATTGATACCTATGGTGGATGGGGAGCTCATGGTGGTGGTGCTTTCTCAGGAAAGGATCCAACCAAGGTGGACAGAAGTGGCGCATATATTGTTAGGCAGGCTGCAAAGAGTATCGTAGCAAATGGCCTTGCTCGCAGATGCATCGTGCAAGTCTCCTATGCTATCGGTGTGCCTGAACCTTTGTCAGTATTTGTGGACACCTATGGAACTGGAAAGATTCCTGACAAGGAGATCCTGAAGATTGTGAAGGAGAGCTTTGACTTTAGACCCGGAATGATGACCATCAACCTAGATCTCAAGAGGGGTGGCAACAGCAGGTTCTTGAAGACAGCTGCATACGGACACTTTGGAAGAGACGACCCAGACTTCACCTGGGAGGTTGTGAAGCCCCTCAAATGGGAGAAGCCTCAAGCTTAA